A region from the Cellvibrio sp. PSBB006 genome encodes:
- a CDS encoding MMPL family transporter yields MVTTRSIRHSLFVTLFALVSVFAGVLLVQQLHRGLVLETDLQALFPRDEDSHLINRASDRLTEEFGNQLLLAVSADEREQALQAADILQQAIVDSGFMQAQQDEQLESLAEQQALLQEHRFHLLADTQRDWLQQNNQQALVRRAQQALFGFSAGAVLSPAQDPMALFGDYVQRLQPYVPGEIVDDRLLIATDKKILVIISASLQGDAFNLAIHDQLSHWLTTLNETFTANSKTAGVNLLMSGAVFHAAEASASAQREVTIISLGSTLGILLLFLLSFRRIKPLLFSFASVMYGSAVALAINHWLFNELHLMTLVFGASLIGVAIDYALHYLCKHQQLSLSPHNLARESVLQRLLPALSLGLLTSLLGYSCLLQAELPGLRQIASFSLVGLASAWLFVVAVFPLVFRAALPQPSPVVQQMASWSWRALPALNKTQRWIVGTILLVGLALLLIQLRLGSDLRLLYQPSPDLLQSEKTLQQSLQGFAPNQYFLVRAATPEAVLQKEEQFRREQLAPLLAKNALRGYAATSLIVPSREQQQTFYQLQESLYGEQGLATDFMARAGFDAEAVQRLQQAFRSAKGQWLDVPAWLAVARPDQRLLWLGEVDGAYASVIALRGVADVQALAAAAQQVEGVIWVDRVADMSRILKHLQRSAMLLLALAYLAVVGLMWLSFRRVQATLLVLVPLAATAITLALLTACDVAINLFHVFGCYLILGLGMDYSIFAYQSGASDESCRRAILLSALTSGLSFGLLALSSTPMVSAFGITLLLGSLCNLLLAPLLSRLRPGSEAES; encoded by the coding sequence ATGGTTACCACGCGCAGTATTCGACATTCCCTCTTCGTTACCCTGTTTGCACTGGTCAGTGTGTTTGCCGGTGTATTGTTGGTGCAACAGCTACATCGCGGTCTGGTGCTGGAGACGGATCTGCAGGCGTTATTTCCCCGCGATGAAGACAGCCACCTGATCAATCGTGCCAGTGATCGGTTGACCGAAGAATTCGGCAATCAACTTTTATTGGCGGTGAGCGCTGATGAACGTGAGCAGGCCTTGCAGGCGGCGGATATCTTGCAGCAGGCAATTGTCGACAGCGGTTTTATGCAGGCGCAGCAGGATGAGCAATTGGAATCGCTTGCCGAGCAGCAAGCATTGTTGCAGGAACATCGCTTTCATTTGTTGGCTGATACACAGCGAGATTGGCTGCAACAGAATAATCAACAGGCGTTAGTGCGTCGCGCGCAGCAAGCATTATTCGGATTTTCTGCCGGTGCGGTCTTGTCGCCCGCGCAGGACCCTATGGCGTTGTTCGGCGATTATGTGCAGCGCTTGCAACCTTATGTTCCCGGTGAAATTGTTGACGACCGTTTGTTGATCGCCACGGATAAAAAAATACTGGTCATCATCTCGGCCAGCTTGCAAGGCGATGCCTTTAATCTCGCGATTCACGACCAATTATCGCACTGGCTGACAACACTTAACGAAACATTTACGGCAAATTCGAAAACTGCCGGCGTCAATCTCTTGATGTCCGGTGCGGTGTTCCATGCGGCAGAAGCATCGGCCAGCGCGCAGCGCGAAGTCACTATTATCAGTCTCGGTTCGACGCTGGGTATTTTATTGTTGTTTTTGCTGAGCTTTCGCCGCATCAAGCCGCTGCTATTCAGTTTTGCTTCGGTGATGTATGGCAGCGCGGTGGCGTTGGCAATCAATCATTGGCTGTTCAATGAGTTGCATTTGATGACGCTGGTGTTCGGTGCGAGTTTGATCGGCGTGGCTATTGATTATGCGTTGCATTATTTGTGTAAACATCAACAACTATCCTTGTCGCCGCACAATCTTGCACGTGAGTCGGTATTGCAGCGTTTGCTGCCGGCGTTGAGCCTGGGCTTGCTGACGTCGCTACTCGGTTACAGTTGCCTATTGCAAGCGGAGTTACCGGGTCTCCGGCAGATCGCCAGTTTTTCATTGGTCGGTCTGGCATCGGCCTGGTTATTTGTGGTTGCGGTTTTTCCTCTGGTTTTTCGTGCAGCCTTGCCGCAACCCTCACCGGTTGTTCAGCAAATGGCGAGCTGGTCCTGGCGTGCCTTGCCGGCCTTAAACAAAACACAGCGATGGATTGTCGGTACGATTTTACTGGTGGGGCTGGCGTTGCTGTTGATCCAATTGCGCCTTGGTAGCGACCTGCGTTTACTCTATCAGCCGTCGCCGGATTTGTTGCAGTCGGAAAAAACACTGCAGCAGAGTTTGCAGGGGTTTGCGCCCAATCAATATTTTTTGGTGCGCGCGGCGACGCCGGAAGCGGTGCTGCAAAAAGAAGAACAATTCCGTCGCGAACAGTTGGCGCCATTGCTGGCAAAAAATGCGCTGCGTGGTTACGCAGCGACAAGCCTTATCGTGCCCTCGCGTGAACAACAACAGACCTTTTATCAGTTACAGGAATCGCTTTACGGCGAACAGGGGCTGGCGACAGATTTTATGGCTCGCGCTGGCTTTGATGCCGAGGCGGTTCAGCGTCTGCAGCAGGCATTCCGCTCGGCCAAAGGCCAATGGCTTGATGTCCCGGCCTGGCTGGCGGTGGCGCGCCCTGATCAGCGCTTGCTATGGTTGGGTGAGGTAGATGGGGCTTATGCCAGCGTCATCGCGCTGCGCGGTGTTGCCGATGTGCAGGCACTGGCGGCTGCGGCACAGCAGGTGGAAGGCGTGATATGGGTGGATCGGGTGGCAGATATGTCGCGTATTCTCAAACACCTGCAACGCTCAGCCATGTTGTTGTTGGCGCTGGCTTACCTTGCGGTGGTGGGGTTGATGTGGCTGAGCTTCCGCCGTGTGCAGGCCACGCTCTTGGTATTGGTACCCCTGGCGGCGACGGCTATTACGCTGGCGCTACTCACCGCCTGCGACGTGGCTATTAACCTGTTCCACGTATTTGGCTGTTATTTAATTCTGGGACTGGGGATGGATTACAGCATCTTTGCCTATCAATCCGGAGCCAGTGATGAAAGCTGCCGTCGCGCAATCCTGCTGTCGGCGCTGACCAGCGGCCTGTCTTTCGGATTGCTCGCGCTCAGTTCGACGCCTATGGTGAGTGCATTCGGCATCACATTGTTGTTGGGCAGTCTGTGCAATCTGCTGCTCGCGCCGTTATTGAGTCGTCTGCGTCCGGGATCGGAGGCTGAATCGTGA
- a CDS encoding glycosyltransferase family 2 protein, with translation MSESAFRPCAIIPVYNHQQRIGAVVARLLEHQLDCVLVDDGSEPGCAAVLADIAQQHAGVTLLRLPVNSGKGAAVCFGLRHAYEAGYTHALQVDADGQHDLNDVPLFLTGGREHPTAVISGWRSYDQMPPARRRGRKLTDFWVCVNSLSRQLKDSMCGYRLYPLAATMQLLLKHRIGARMDFDTDILVRLYWQGVPVKNIPTHIVYQDDIASHFDILRDNLRIAWMHTRLFLGMLRRFPRLVMRNPHE, from the coding sequence ATGTCTGAGTCGGCCTTCCGTCCCTGCGCCATTATTCCCGTCTACAACCATCAACAACGTATTGGCGCTGTGGTGGCTCGTCTGCTTGAACACCAGCTCGATTGCGTATTGGTCGATGATGGCAGCGAGCCGGGATGCGCCGCCGTGCTGGCTGACATCGCGCAGCAACATGCCGGTGTCACCTTGTTACGGTTACCGGTGAACAGCGGTAAAGGCGCTGCCGTTTGTTTCGGCCTGCGCCACGCTTATGAGGCGGGCTACACCCACGCCCTGCAAGTCGATGCCGACGGCCAGCACGACCTCAATGATGTCCCGCTGTTTTTAACCGGCGGACGCGAACACCCCACCGCCGTCATCAGCGGTTGGCGCAGCTACGACCAGATGCCGCCAGCGCGCCGTCGCGGACGCAAACTCACCGACTTCTGGGTCTGTGTTAACAGCCTGTCGCGCCAACTCAAAGATTCCATGTGTGGCTACCGTTTGTATCCGCTGGCCGCCACCATGCAACTCTTACTAAAACACCGCATCGGCGCACGCATGGATTTCGATACCGACATCCTCGTGCGTTTGTATTGGCAGGGCGTGCCGGTGAAAAATATTCCCACGCACATTGTCTATCAGGATGATATCGCCTCCCACTTCGATATCCTGCGCGACAACCTGCGCATCGCCTGGATGCACACCCGGTTGTTCCTCGGCATGCTGCGCCGTTTTCCGCGGTTGGTCATGCGCAACCCTCACGAGTAA
- a CDS encoding thioesterase family protein produces MYATETDILVPFHDVDSLRVVWHGHYVKYLEIARCEFLDSLGYSYAAMEETGYAWPVIDMRLKYVKPLHFGQRVRVRCTLREWEYRLKLDYLISDAKTGERLTKAYTIQVAVDQQTGVMCFESPGVLRERLEAVIGRLPDF; encoded by the coding sequence ATGTACGCTACCGAAACCGACATCCTGGTGCCCTTTCACGATGTGGATTCCCTGCGCGTGGTGTGGCACGGCCATTATGTGAAGTACCTTGAGATAGCGCGCTGCGAATTTCTTGATTCTCTGGGCTATAGCTACGCCGCGATGGAAGAAACCGGTTATGCCTGGCCGGTGATTGATATGCGCTTGAAGTATGTGAAGCCGTTGCATTTTGGCCAGCGGGTTCGTGTGCGTTGTACTTTGCGGGAATGGGAGTATCGGTTGAAGCTGGATTATTTGATCAGTGATGCGAAGACGGGTGAGCGGTTGACGAAGGCGTATACGATTCAGGTGGCGGTGGATCAACAGACGGGTGTGATGTGTTTTGAGTCGCCTGGGGTGTTGCGTGAGCGATTGGAGGCGGTGATTGGGAGATTGCCGGATTTTTGA
- a CDS encoding acyl carrier protein — protein sequence MYSKEKIYGFLQETLVSLFEIEPAAITPDANLYEDLDIDSIDAVDLTVKLKEFTGRRIQPSDFKQVRTVQDVVDAVYELLNKPEVPDAETEQG from the coding sequence ATGTATTCAAAAGAAAAAATATACGGTTTCCTCCAGGAAACCCTGGTCTCGCTGTTCGAGATCGAACCTGCTGCTATTACCCCCGACGCAAATCTCTATGAAGATCTGGATATCGACAGCATTGATGCCGTTGACCTCACCGTAAAACTGAAAGAGTTTACCGGCCGGCGTATCCAGCCTTCGGATTTCAAACAGGTCCGCACCGTACAGGACGTGGTGGATGCGGTGTATGAGCTACTCAATAAACCTGAGGTGCCTGACGCCGAGACTGAGCAAGGCTGA
- a CDS encoding outer membrane lipoprotein carrier protein LolA — MQNVVQQLNSATVIHGKFEQQKQLQGLDYPLTSSGHFIFWKEKGLYLASDTPFFNASTITLDNIIHWQENGTGSISEEQSGLIQREISRTLLAFFSADVALIEERFTTEWQFDGKNWQLLLTPRHDMVRKQMRSAELRGEDYIESLRIVGENGDVTQLNFTDINSSDSPTPEQCRWFYLDDVATHCAAAP, encoded by the coding sequence ATACAAAACGTTGTTCAACAACTCAACTCAGCAACCGTCATCCACGGAAAATTCGAGCAACAAAAACAACTGCAAGGTCTCGACTACCCGCTTACCTCATCCGGCCACTTTATCTTCTGGAAAGAGAAAGGGCTCTACCTCGCCAGCGACACACCCTTCTTCAACGCCAGCACCATCACGCTCGACAATATCATCCACTGGCAGGAAAACGGCACGGGCAGTATCTCGGAAGAACAAAGCGGATTGATTCAGCGCGAGATCAGCCGCACTTTACTCGCGTTTTTCAGTGCTGACGTAGCATTGATTGAAGAACGGTTTACCACGGAATGGCAATTTGACGGCAAGAATTGGCAGCTGTTACTGACGCCGCGTCATGACATGGTGCGTAAGCAAATGCGCAGCGCCGAGTTGCGCGGTGAAGACTATATTGAATCCCTGCGTATCGTCGGTGAAAATGGTGATGTGACACAATTGAATTTTACCGACATCAACAGCAGTGATTCACCCACGCCAGAACAATGCCGCTGGTTTTATCTCGATGATGTAGCAACGCATTGCGCAGCCGCGCCTTGA